Within Candidatus Anoxymicrobium japonicum, the genomic segment CTGGAGATGGAGAACAAATGGATTAAGTGGGGCTGTATCGCTGCCATGCTGCTCTGTATTGCCTCCGCTCTTGGCTCGCATTCGCGGGGCGCATTCCTGGCAATTGTGGCAATGTCTATATTTCTGTGGCTGAAAAGCCCGAAAAAGCTTGGTTTGGGGATTGCCATGGCTATTGCCGTGGCCATGTTCCTGCCTTTCTTGCCAGAGGAATGGTATGCGCGAATGAGCACCATCCAGACCTACGATCAAGACGCATCTGCTGGCGGCCGAATCAATGCTTGGTGGGTGGCTTGGAATGTCGCTGTTGATCGCTTCCCGATCGGGGCCGGATTCAAAATGTATATGGCCGATGTGTTTGCAATGTACGCCCCGAATCCTCTCGATATCCACGCTGCGCACAGCATCTATTTTCAGGTTCTCGGCGAACACGGCTTTTTTGGGCTGTTTCTATTCCTGACCATCTTCGTTCTGGCATGGCGCTACGGGAGTTACATCATTCGCGAAACAAGGAACCAGCCAGAGTTAACCTGGGCCAGAAACCTCGCGGCCATGACTCAGGTTTCCCTAGTTGGCTATGCGATAGGCGGCGCCTTCCTCAGCCTCTCCTACTTCGACCTACCGTACTATCTCGTACTGGTACTCGTCGTTCTAAAGGGCATCATCCGCGATGAAACCCTTCGCCGCACAGCGGAAAGCAACGCCGCCAAACCGGACATGAATCTGCAAACGCCAACTGCTCAATACAAACTGCGCTGAACATGCGGAATTCATCCAACATTTTCTGCCCGACTATCGGGAATCTGCCTGAGCCGGCAGACTTCGCCAACCAGGAGAAAGCCAATGGACGATAAAGCCCAAAAGTGGGACACAGGTTCGCATGAGGGCTTCTACACCTACTACGAACAACAGAGCCTTTCTCCAGCCACATTCGAGCGGTTCAAAGCCACGCGCGACACGTTGCTACGCCTGAAAGCCAGGCAACACGATACATCGTCGATGGATATTCTCGATATCGGTTGCGGTGCGGGCACCCAGGGCGGTCTGTGGAGCGAAGCGGGCCATCGATACGTCGGCATTGACATCAATGAACCGCTCATAATATTGGCCAGAAATCGGGCAGCGGACCATGGGCTGAACCTTCGTTATGAAGTTGGCTCGGCCACCGAGCTACCTTTTCCGGATGCTTCCTTCGACATCTGCGTAATGCCGGAACTACTAGAACATGTGCCGCCTTGGGAAGATTGTCTGCGCGAGGCCATTCGCTGCCTGCGCCCCGGCGGGCTGATCTATATCAGCACCAACAACACCCTGTGCCCCATCCAGCAGGAATTCAACTTGCCGCTCTACAGTTGGTACCCTAAAGCGCTTAAGCACCATTTCGAACGACGCGCTGTAAGCGACTGGCCGGAACTGGTGAATTACGCAAAGTACCCGGCAGTCAACTGGTTCTCCTTCTACTATCTGCGGAAATATCTGGGGGAACGCGGCTTTGATGCCTTCGACCGGTTCGACCTGGTGGACGACAACGAAAAGTCCGGCTTGCAGAAACTGGCACTCAGCGCCATAAAGACGCTGCCCCCCCTGCGGCTGCTGGCCCATATGGCAACCTCGTATACCGTATTGGTAGCGCAAAAACAGCTGAGCGCATGATTCCTGATTTTTTCATTCGCCAGGCAATGGGCCTGCTTTCGCCGGCCGGGAAACGAGCACGACTGTCTGTCTTCATTTTTCACCGCGTCCTGCCAACCCCCGATCCTTTGTTTCCCGATGAACCGGATGCCGAACAATTCGACCGCATCGTTTCCTGGATCACCACCTGGTTTGAGGTCATACCTCTGGATGCTGCTGTCGACGCGTTGAAAACGGAAAAATTGCCCGCCCGCGCCGCAGTCATCACTTTCGACGACGGCTATGCCGACAATTGCACCGTTGCAATGCCGATTCTTCTCAAACATAAGATCTCGGCGACATTTTTCATTGCCACCGGCTATCTCGATGGCGGGCGAATGTGGAACGATACAATCGTCGAATCTATCCGAGCATTCCAGCAAAATATGCTCGATTTGAGTGCACTTGGGCTAGCCTCCTACCGCACAGGAACTATCGAGGAAAAGCGACACACCATCTCCGCCATTCTCGACAAAACCAAATACCTCGCGCCAGCCGACCGCCACCATGCCACCCAGGAAATTGCACGCCTAACCAGAAGCCAATTACCCGACAAGCTGATGATGACATCCGAACAAGTCAGGAAGATGCGCCAAGCTGGAATGCAGATTGGCGCCCATACTGTAACCCACCCAATCCTCAGCAGAATCGATTTATCGACGGCACGCGACGAAATTTCCAATAGCAAAACCTGTCTTGAGAATATCCTTGGTGAACCGGTGACCCTGTTTGCCTACCCAAACGGCAAGCCTGGGGAAGACTACCTACCAGAGCACGCTAGGCTCATTGAGGCAGCCGGTTTTCATGCTGCTGTCTCAACTGCTTGGGGAAGCGCCGGTGCGGCAACCGACCTCTTCGAAGTCCCGCGATTCACACCTTGGAACAAAACCCGCCTGAAATTCGCCTTTCGCCTAATGGGGAATCTACTTGCACTGCCGCCAGCCTGTACATCGGCAAGCCCTCCATCAAAGGATTGGCCCAGTACGCCAGACTGAACGGCCGCAATCCCTTCGCTTATTTGAATGACATCCTTTTACTCCGGCGCACTCAGCCCTACAGGAGGACTTGAGACCCGGTGCTCAATACCGCATCTGGGGTCGCAGGGTGCTTACTGTTGATTCTCGAAAACCGTATTGAACATAGGCGTCAACAACTTGTTTCCTGTTTCGCTCAAGTGATCGTCGTCCATGTACATCGATTGAAGATTCCGGCTACCAAAACAACGCTCCGCATCACAAAGATAAGCGGTTGGGTCAAGAATGGAAACACCACATTGTCTGGCAGCGGCATCCTGAGCTTTCCAAACCCACTCGTTGCGCCGCCTATACTCCTCGATGGGAATGGAAACATCCTTCCTGATCCCGAAAGCCAACCGGCGAGATAGTGTTTTAGGAACATCAAACCCCATTTCCGGAATTGGCCGAACCAGATAGACGTGCCTGGAAATGGCTATCTCACAGGCGGTATCGATAATGTGCTGCCCGAACTCCTCCAGAAATTCAGGCGAAGTTCGATCATAAATTTTTGAGAAATAGACCTCAGGCCTTTCGAAAACATTGCGGTTTTCATTCGCGCCAAAGGCCTGCGCCGCATAGCGATTCAGAATAACGACGGGCAGATCCGGAGGCACCCCAACCAACTGTTGCCTAGCCCATTCGACGAATTCTTCGCAGTGATAATCGCTTCCCAGCCTCGCGCCGATTTCTGGCTTATTTTTCAGGCCGACTACGAATGAACAACCACTGTAGGACCACTGAACTACACCCGCATTTTCCCGAACTGCAGCAAGCGCTGAGACAACGGCTGAAATATGGCTGTCGCCCAATGCAATTACCTTCCACTCAGCCCCCCCCCAAACGCAGGATGGGGAGCTATTGCCCTTGCGACTATGACAAAAGTCGCGCCGAGGATTGAAATTGCCTGCCTCTGCCGCAATACTTTCCACAAGTGGATCAAGCCGCCCTTTGATGCCATCGCCCAATCTAACCGCCGCGGCTGGCAACAGCACCACTATTAGCGAAATGGCCATAACGGTCATAGACTTGCGTAAGCCAACCTTACCAAGCCAGCGACGCGACGGATTCTCGACCCAACGACACGAGATGTCTCCAAGCGCTATGGTCAACACTATTCCTGCGACGACAGCTGGTGTGTCATGCTGCAATTCGCTGTAAGCCAACGCGACAACGACGGGCCAATGCCACAAGTAGAGTGAATATGATCGGTCACCAATCCATTGGGGGATTCGACTTCCTGTAAACAGCGAAGCCTGACGACTGGCCATGAGAATTAGCATTGAACCGAGCACAGGCAATGTGGCATGCCACCCTGGCCACTGCGTCTCGCTATCAAGTGCCCAAATAGACGTTATGATCAGAGCCAGACCGGATGCCTCCATCCACTTTCCAGACGTGACAGCAGGACGGACGGAAGATGAAAACATAAACACCAATCCGCCCCCTAGCATTTCCCATGCACGGGTCGGCAGAAGATAAAACGCTGTTGTCGGATAGCTGGCCGTCAGCACAACCGAAAGACTGAGGGAGAGCACAACGCCACAAACAATGACAAAAATCAGAGAGAGACGACCTGGCTTTACCCGCCAAACTAGCGATAGCAAAATAGGTAGCAGCAGGTAAAACTGCCACTCAACTGACAACGACCAAGTATGTAGCAGCCACTTATCCAGAGAAGATACGTCGAAATAACCAGCTTCATCCCATAGTTTGAAATTGGAAAAGAACCCTAAGGCACTAATCGCATGAGTTGCCAGTAACTTATAATCAGAGGGAGAAAGGACGAAGTAGCCAGCAGCAAGCAACAGTGCGCAAACCATCAGCAATGCCGGAACAATGCGGCGAATACGAGCGTCATAAAAAGCAAGAATCGAGAAGCTACCCTGCTCCAGCCCCTTTATGACGATGCTAGCCATCAAGTAGCCTGAAATCACAAAAAAAACGTCGACGCCGACAAATCCACCACTGAATCCCGGCACTCCGAAGTGATAGAGAATCACCGCAATTACCGCCCAGGCTCTCAGGCCGTTGATATCTGAGCGGAACCCCCCGTTTGGTGACGCAGCATGCATATTGGTTTTTTTAGGGACCATCTGAACAACCTGTTATTTTCGGAGATGCTGTCATAAGAACCGATAAAAACAGGGAGAATTCGACTTCTTACTGTTATTTTTAAAATCGCTCCACATAACGGTTGTTTATCCATCCATTATCTGTTTTATTAACTCAACACTTTTCCATAAACTTGCAATATTAAATCGGCAACGTTATTCCACTTCAAATGCTTAACTGAACATGCGCATTGATGACTATCAACGTTTAAACCAACAAATCGGCCCATAGCAAGACGAATATCATCAATGGATTCTGGATTAACTTCAAAAACGAATTCATTATCCGAGACAGAGTCCATCGAGTTGTTCCTCGTCATTACAACTGGAGTTCCACTTGCTAGAGCCTCAATCGTTACTAAAGGCGACACTTCAGCAACACTAGGAAGGCAAAATACCTCAGCACCAGCATAAGCTGATGACAACAATGGATCTACATTATCCAATGGCCCAATGTAATGCACATTCCCAATATCCAGCACCTTGTCCAAATACCCCCGATCATGGGGTGAAACGTGGCCAACAAGGACAAACTCCAACCCAAGTTCACGTGCCGCTTTGGCAGTAGCAAGGGGATTCTTGTGCGGAGTAATCGAAGACACTTGGAGCACATATGGCTTGGCAATTCCATAGTGCTCACGAAAGAGGAAATCATTGGCCCCAAAAAATATATCTGACACACCGTTTGGAACAGTAATTATCTTACTTTCACTTATACAAAAACCACGAACAATTGATTTTTTTTCGTTTTCAGAAAGCGCGAATAAGGCCTTCGCCTTCTTTAAACAATACTCCATCTGATAATATTCAGTATGGATGGCATACTTACATAACGGAAATACTATTCTTTCAAGCAACCTTGCTTTAATACCCAAAAATGAATCCCAATACGGAGGAACCAATGGACTACACACCAACGGCTTATTAATTGAATCTATATACTCAGCAATTTTGTAATTTCCATTTGCCACAGAAAACAAATGGAAAATATCAAAATCATTTGCCACATCAATATTCGGATCAAATATGGATGCATCAACTCCTTTCTGTCGCAGGGCACTAATTGTATTTTTTATCTGTATCTGTAGACCACCTGAGCGCTGAAAAAGCATTGGATAAGAAATAATGCCTACTTTCACGCCAACCTCCATAAGTCACAATCCGACAAACACCGATAAACGCCGTCAATTTGCACGGCTTTGCGTTTCCTTCTCATCAAGTGGATCGGACCATTGACCAACTTTTTTCAATTTCTCGCGTAACCCCGGCAATGCAAAGCCTTTGGCGTAAGCTTGGTGTGCGCATAAGAGTGACCTGTCATACTCTTTAAGGTCAAAGTAAATCAAGCCAAGGTTGTAGAAAAAATTTCCGCTTTCCTCGCCCATTTTGCGTGCATCTTCCAAGTGGGCCAACGCTTCTTTTGTACGCCCCCGCTTAGCCAAATAAGCGCCATAAATCATCCGCACCATAGGATCATCATTTCGAAATCGCCAAGCACGGTATAGGTAACATTCAACTGGGTAACGTGCACCTTTTGGTTTTTTCATGCCAGTCTTTTCACCCAATCGAACCATGGCAACTAGCGCCAGAGGATGATTTGGAAAAGCACGCAATGTATAGTCAAGATCGCCACCAGGATGCACCCCAGTCTGCCCAGATTTAAGACTCAATACAGGTGCAGTAAGGTGGTGAAACTCAACAACAGGTAATTCTTTTTTGTCTGAACGATAATCAAAAGGACCGTAACCATTGATCAATCTGCCACAGGTAATCTCGCTTAGCTCTACACTTTTTGCCGGCGACAGCTGACTAAATAATGCCATTAGCGCCATTACCTGAATAAACGCAGTTTTTAATTTCATAAGTTATACCCTCATCCACCTCAATAATCGTCCCTTCATACCTACCTGCTCCAGCAGGTAAGTTTCGGCTCCATCCGGGCAACCACATAACCGCCATAGGAGGAGTAGCGACACGCCATAGAACACGGCCCCGGCGCCAATGTGCACAAACAATCGCATCAAAGGCATATTCAATGAAGCAATGGGCATAGCGATCAAGCAGGCCGCCATTGTGCCGCTAGCAAGAAGCGGGCGCCACGTATGGCGACAGAAATCCATCCATTGCACCGCTTCGACATAGGCAACGACCAGCCCTGTGATGATCAGCAAACCACAACCCGAAGTCAGCAGGCGAGCATACGCTACACCCAACACATCGCCCTGCGGAAAAAACACCAACACCAATGCACCAATCAGTACCAACTGTGCCCACGCCAGCCATGCCTGTAGGCGAAGCATACCAAGTGACAGTAGCAAATATGCGCTACTGTGGCTCAAGGCCCCGAAAATGCTTATCAACGCCAGCACCTCTAGAAATGGTACGGCGATCAGCCATTTGTCACCAAGCAGGACGAGCACCGCATCGCGGGCCACCAGAGCCAGTCCGACTCCGGCCGGCAAGGCGAGCAGGCTTTGCACACCAATCGCCTTACAGAAAACGGCGCGCAGTTTTTCGGCGTCATCCGCGGCCTTTACGAACACTGGAAAAAGCACGCGGCCGAGCGGTGCCAGCAATTCGGTCGTCGGCATCGCCGCCACCTCGTCGGCTAGCGTGTAGGCACCCATCGTCGTGGCATCGGTTCGCCGGCCGACCAGAAACTTGTCGAGCTGGTTTTGCCCGTAGACGCCGAGGTTACGTATCAGCACCCATTGCGAGAAGGACCACAGCTTACGGAAACGCGAGAAGGAAATCCGCGGCCGAAAATCGTGCATCCAGAAACTCAGGCCGACCCCCGCCGAACGACCGGCCAGCGCGCCGATCACCATCGCCCAGTAGGAATGCAGCCAGAAAGCCAGGGTGATGGTGACGATGAAACCTGCCAGCCGGCGGAAGAAGAAGAAGCGGAAATCGCTTCCGAACTCCATGTTTTTCTGGAAGGACACGATGCCGATGTTCTCGAAGCCGCCGATCAGCATGGCCAGCGCCATAAATCGAATGACGTCGAGCACCCGTGCATCTCGGAAATACTCGGCGGCCAGCGGTGCCGTAAACCACAGGATGAGCGATGCACCCAGCGCCTGAATGATGCGCAGCGTCCACGCCGTATCGAAATCCTCACGGCCGGCATCGCGGTTCTGGATCAACGCCGAACCGACGCCAAGGTCGAGTAAGGTATCGATCAGCCCAACCACCACCGAAGCCATGGCGACTATGCCGAAATCTTCCGGTAGCAGCAGGCGGGCCAGGATCAGCGTGCTGACCAGGCCGATCAGGCGATCGACCCAGCGCATGGCTACGACCAGCACTGCCCCGCGGGCGGCGGAAACCGCTTTGTTGGGTCGTTTCGAGAGGCTCATGGGGCAAATCCCACGGTCGACCGGGAAAAACAGGCAATTTCCGCAAACCCAGCGCGCCACGCGCCGAGTCGGCGCTCGGCACCGAAGCTGATTAGCAGGCAAGTGAGCAGGATCGCCGACA encodes:
- a CDS encoding carbohydrate esterase family protein, which translates into the protein MIPDFFIRQAMGLLSPAGKRARLSVFIFHRVLPTPDPLFPDEPDAEQFDRIVSWITTWFEVIPLDAAVDALKTEKLPARAAVITFDDGYADNCTVAMPILLKHKISATFFIATGYLDGGRMWNDTIVESIRAFQQNMLDLSALGLASYRTGTIEEKRHTISAILDKTKYLAPADRHHATQEIARLTRSQLPDKLMMTSEQVRKMRQAGMQIGAHTVTHPILSRIDLSTARDEISNSKTCLENILGEPVTLFAYPNGKPGEDYLPEHARLIEAAGFHAAVSTAWGSAGAATDLFEVPRFTPWNKTRLKFAFRLMGNLLALPPACTSASPPSKDWPSTPD
- a CDS encoding glycosyl transferase, whose protein sequence is MEVGVKVGIISYPMLFQRSGGLQIQIKNTISALRQKGVDASIFDPNIDVANDFDIFHLFSVANGNYKIAEYIDSINKPLVCSPLVPPYWDSFLGIKARLLERIVFPLCKYAIHTEYYQMEYCLKKAKALFALSENEKKSIVRGFCISESKIITVPNGVSDIFFGANDFLFREHYGIAKPYVLQVSSITPHKNPLATAKAARELGLEFVLVGHVSPHDRGYLDKVLDIGNVHYIGPLDNVDPLLSSAYAGAEVFCLPSVAEVSPLVTIEALASGTPVVMTRNNSMDSVSDNEFVFEVNPESIDDIRLAMGRFVGLNVDSHQCACSVKHLKWNNVADLILQVYGKVLS
- a CDS encoding acyltransferase, which encodes MVPKKTNMHAASPNGGFRSDINGLRAWAVIAVILYHFGVPGFSGGFVGVDVFFVISGYLMASIVIKGLEQGSFSILAFYDARIRRIVPALLMVCALLLAAGYFVLSPSDYKLLATHAISALGFFSNFKLWDEAGYFDVSSLDKWLLHTWSLSVEWQFYLLLPILLSLVWRVKPGRLSLIFVIVCGVVLSLSLSVVLTASYPTTAFYLLPTRAWEMLGGGLVFMFSSSVRPAVTSGKWMEASGLALIITSIWALDSETQWPGWHATLPVLGSMLILMASRQASLFTGSRIPQWIGDRSYSLYLWHWPVVVALAYSELQHDTPAVVAGIVLTIALGDISCRWVENPSRRWLGKVGLRKSMTVMAISLIVVLLPAAAVRLGDGIKGRLDPLVESIAAEAGNFNPRRDFCHSRKGNSSPSCVWGGAEWKVIALGDSHISAVVSALAAVRENAGVVQWSYSGCSFVVGLKNKPEIGARLGSDYHCEEFVEWARQQLVGVPPDLPVVILNRYAAQAFGANENRNVFERPEVYFSKIYDRTSPEFLEEFGQHIIDTACEIAISRHVYLVRPIPEMGFDVPKTLSRRLAFGIRKDVSIPIEEYRRRNEWVWKAQDAAARQCGVSILDPTAYLCDAERCFGSRNLQSMYMDDDHLSETGNKLLTPMFNTVFENQQ
- a CDS encoding putative O-glycosylation ligase, exosortase A system-associated translates to MRDIVLTLLVAGILPFTLKKPHYGLLLWIWLGIMNPHRLTYGFAYNLPFAQISAIFFFLGILFNLKQTYRFPWNGITVTMLAFVLWIGVSPWFSFHPEFEFEFWVRVFKIQLMVLVGFLVIGNRQQLNAVIAVLALSVGFYGIKGGIFTILTGGGNRVWGPDFTFIADNNTLALAVVMIVPLFRYLQLEMENKWIKWGCIAAMLLCIASALGSHSRGAFLAIVAMSIFLWLKSPKKLGLGIAMAIAVAMFLPFLPEEWYARMSTIQTYDQDASAGGRINAWWVAWNVAVDRFPIGAGFKMYMADVFAMYAPNPLDIHAAHSIYFQVLGEHGFFGLFLFLTIFVLAWRYGSYIIRETRNQPELTWARNLAAMTQVSLVGYAIGGAFLSLSYFDLPYYLVLVLVVLKGIIRDETLRRTAESNAAKPDMNLQTPTAQYKLR
- a CDS encoding lipopolysaccharide biosynthesis protein, which codes for MSLSKRPNKAVSAARGAVLVVAMRWVDRLIGLVSTLILARLLLPEDFGIVAMASVVVGLIDTLLDLGVGSALIQNRDAGREDFDTAWTLRIIQALGASLILWFTAPLAAEYFRDARVLDVIRFMALAMLIGGFENIGIVSFQKNMEFGSDFRFFFFRRLAGFIVTITLAFWLHSYWAMVIGALAGRSAGVGLSFWMHDFRPRISFSRFRKLWSFSQWVLIRNLGVYGQNQLDKFLVGRRTDATTMGAYTLADEVAAMPTTELLAPLGRVLFPVFVKAADDAEKLRAVFCKAIGVQSLLALPAGVGLALVARDAVLVLLGDKWLIAVPFLEVLALISIFGALSHSSAYLLLSLGMLRLQAWLAWAQLVLIGALVLVFFPQGDVLGVAYARLLTSGCGLLIITGLVVAYVEAVQWMDFCRHTWRPLLASGTMAACLIAMPIASLNMPLMRLFVHIGAGAVFYGVSLLLLWRLCGCPDGAETYLLEQVGMKGRLLRWMRV